In the genome of Gloeotrichia echinulata CP02, one region contains:
- a CDS encoding HMA2 domain-containing protein, with translation MPSKVISTKVISDTPGRLRLRVSQPYRQAKEMQRIAHTLEAQPNISQVRTNIHHGSILINHDGKDDSLENVLAALEDMGIIVADITEKNPDASTGVTNAVVDLNKRIEQATNGAVDLRFLFPMGLGMLAVRQLLVKGVQLEVIPWYVLAWYAFDSFIKLNDTSQPKNLSH, from the coding sequence ATGCCATCTAAAGTTATATCTACAAAAGTTATTAGTGATACTCCAGGAAGACTACGGTTGAGAGTGTCTCAACCCTATCGTCAAGCCAAAGAAATGCAACGTATTGCCCATACATTAGAAGCACAACCAAATATTAGTCAGGTCAGAACTAATATTCATCATGGTAGTATTCTTATCAACCACGATGGTAAAGATGATAGCCTAGAAAATGTCCTCGCTGCACTAGAGGATATGGGAATAATTGTTGCCGATATTACTGAGAAGAACCCTGATGCATCAACGGGGGTAACGAATGCAGTGGTTGACTTGAACAAACGAATTGAACAAGCTACAAATGGTGCCGTTGATCTGCGCTTCCTTTTTCCTATGGGATTAGGTATGTTAGCTGTGAGACAGTTACTTGTTAAGGGCGTGCAATTGGAAGTTATTCCCTGGTATGTTTTGGCATGGTATGCTTTTGATAGCTTTATCAAATTGAACGACACCAGCCAACCAAAGAACTTATCCCATTAA